A stretch of the Sphingobacterium thalpophilum genome encodes the following:
- a CDS encoding ligase-associated DNA damage response exonuclease, protein MIQFTSKGIYCIPGRFYLDPWQPVDLAVISHGHADHARWGMKKYLCHHFTVGILRSRIGPDIQIQGLAYNEPVHINGVKVSLHPAGHIIGSAQIRLEYKGQVVVFTGDYKLQDDGLSTPFEPVKCHQLITESTFGLPVYHWETITIQNQRLKTWIANNQAAKKSSVFIGYSLGKSQRILNAVQEMGPVYVHYSIARLNEAYTEAGIKLPSYQIADLKLNSKQLDGQIILLPPALLDSQLLHKIPHVAYAICSGWMQIRGARRWRSADAGFAISDHADWHGLLQAVRASSAEKVYVTHGQTATFAKYLNEIGIEAEEVKTQYGDEEDPQTLTQESAT, encoded by the coding sequence ATGATTCAGTTTACATCCAAGGGTATATATTGCATTCCGGGAAGGTTTTATCTTGATCCCTGGCAACCTGTTGACCTGGCTGTTATTTCACATGGACATGCTGACCATGCCCGCTGGGGAATGAAAAAATACCTTTGTCACCATTTCACGGTAGGAATTCTCCGAAGCCGTATTGGCCCCGATATACAGATCCAGGGTCTCGCTTACAATGAGCCTGTACATATCAACGGTGTAAAAGTTTCCTTACATCCTGCGGGGCATATCATCGGTTCGGCACAGATCCGCTTAGAATACAAAGGTCAAGTTGTTGTCTTCACGGGCGACTATAAGCTACAGGATGATGGTCTATCCACGCCCTTTGAACCCGTCAAATGCCATCAGCTCATCACAGAAAGCACCTTTGGGCTGCCTGTGTACCACTGGGAAACGATAACCATACAGAATCAGCGTCTAAAAACCTGGATAGCCAACAACCAGGCCGCCAAAAAGTCTTCGGTTTTTATTGGTTACTCGCTCGGCAAATCACAGCGGATTCTGAATGCCGTGCAGGAGATGGGGCCCGTATACGTGCATTACAGCATTGCCCGACTGAACGAAGCTTATACCGAAGCAGGTATAAAGCTACCGTCTTATCAGATTGCAGATCTTAAGCTTAATTCCAAACAACTCGACGGACAGATTATATTACTCCCGCCGGCACTGCTTGACAGCCAGCTTTTACATAAGATACCTCACGTTGCCTACGCCATCTGCTCCGGCTGGATGCAGATCCGTGGTGCCCGACGCTGGCGAAGCGCAGATGCCGGTTTCGCGATCAGTGATCACGCCGACTGGCACGGTCTGCTCCAGGCCGTCCGTGCCAGCAGCGCCGAGAAGGTCTATGTGACCCATGGGCAGACAGCCACCTTTGCCAAATACCTTAATGAGATCGGCATTGAAGCTGAAGAAGTCAAAACCCAATATGGCGATGAAGAAGATCCACAAACCCTTACACAGGAATCCGCCACATGA